From Carassius auratus strain Wakin chromosome 1, ASM336829v1, whole genome shotgun sequence, the proteins below share one genomic window:
- the LOC113106115 gene encoding rho GTPase-activating protein 7-like isoform X3: MILTKIEAKEACTWLRAAGFPQYAQLYEDGQFPIEISSVTRDHDFLDQDAIEALCRRLNTLNKCALMRLEITPQRKRSEDSDEDEPCAISGRWTFQRDSKRWSRLDQLDLDVFSSPAGDTGSFTPFLSHDDCFARGPLLKEGVSAESILTDLSEQPEVDSLHSAGSGCRGGSLSTTVPSSPATTISNANTATTTRASSVASVYSSGTSGANEDSLSDGLPSPMERDTFAFDLKPSFINSSTEKSTRSRAKSFLKRMESLRLRTSSNASSKRKKKGVAGQGKLEISGPVLKEGLDEDKLRSLNCVDIATLDRNANQNRSITYSTQTSSGSAGSSQSEASSGSTVSTPSPVSRARSHSTAAGSTKRGGMYLEGFDPFNFVVLQPSEDQKGKQNHQKQSKKMEPSSTAENCHNFQSSDYRRMEEEEREEEEGGVIFFYLPEGHKPGTFPKALADGGPYRGGDKISRRPPRRGSVTSLDSRLSVYDNVPFSEVGDDEDEPEGEDESKLEDVLERVSGLQQLVNAWSETGTGEEEEDEEEGDSDSALDSASPCPSSPMQNRLEETENGSDQDSTGNPLAERDETLSSRERCDSGVGASLTRANRPQRLRWPSFQSSHRPSLSSTVLQVGCQSVLQMNLLQKYSLLKLTALLERYTPTNKHGFSWAVPKFMKRIKVRDYKDRSVFGVPLQVIVQRSGQTLPQSIQQAMRYLRSQCLDQVGLFRKSGVKSRIQALRQMNESCGAGGGGVNYEGQSAYDVADMLKQYFRDLPEPLLTSKLSDTFLQIYQYVPKEQRLQAVRAAVLLLPDENREALQTLLCFLSDVTASVGENQMTCTNLAVCLAPSLFHLNTMRRESSSPRVMNRKNTLGKPDQRDLNENLAATHGLAHMIQECRKLFLIPEEMSRCRNSYMEQGLSPMRMEVLVEDSSSCSYQSLLKDSTDALFKEAKDKFKGYDSCSTPENAELAYKKVQDGSSLRQWKVCVDMPASAEDILQRILREQERWDEDLLECRIVETLEHNTEVYQYVRNSMAPHPPRDYVVLRSWMTDLPKGVCALVCVSVDHEGAGVLGVRANVLTSRYYIEPCGPNKSRLTHISRIDCRGRCKEWYNKLYGHLCAAEVVRIRDSFTCLDK, translated from the exons AGTGAGGACTCTGATGAGGATGAGCCATGTGCCATAAGTGGCCGTTGGACTTTCCAGCGGGACAGCAAGCGCTGGTCTCGCCTGGACCAGCTGGACCTTGATGTATTCTCCTCTCCTGCTGGAGACACTGGCTCCTTCACTCCCTTCCTATCCCATGATGATTGTTTTGCCAGAGGACCCCTTTTAAAGGAGGGAGTTAGTGCAGAGAGCATCTTAACAGATCTTAGTGAGCAACCAGAGGTGGACTCTCTGCACAGTGCTGGTAGTGGATGCCGAGGAGGGTCCCTGAGTACCACTGTACCATCCAGCCCTGCTACAACCATTTCCAATGCAAACACAGCAACTACAACCAGGGCGAGCTCAGTTGCTAGTGTTTACTCCTCTGGAACATCAGGTGCTAATGAAGACTCCCTGTCTGATGGGCTTCCATCGCCAATGGAACGCGACACTTTTGCATTCGATTTAAAACCAAGCTTTATAAACAGCAGTACTGAAAAAAGCACACGTTCGCGAGCAAAGAGTTTCTTGAAGCGCATGGAAAGCTTGCGGCTACGCACCAGCAGCAATGCTTCCTCCAAGCGCAAGAAGAAGGGTGTAGCTGGTCAAGGTAAGCTGGAAATCAGCGGGCCGGTGTTGAAAGAAGGTCTTGATGAAGACAAACTACGAAGCCTCAACTGTGTGGACATCGCAACTCTGGATCGTAATGCAAACCAAAACCGAAGCATCACCTATTCAACGCAGACAAGCAGTGGGAGTGCAGGGAGTAGCCAATCAGAGGCCAGCAGTGGAAGTACTGTAAGTACGCCCAGTCCAGTCTCAAGAGCACGTAGTCACAGCACAGCAGCAGGGTCCACCAAGAGAGGTGGGATGTACCTGGAAGGCTTTGACCCATTCAATTTTGTTGTGCTGCAACCTTCAGAAGACCAAAAAGGGAAGCAGAATCACCAGAAACAAAGTAAGAAGATGGAGCCCAGCTCAACTGCAGAGAACTGTCACAACTTTCAGAGTTCAGATTATAGACGGATggaggaagaagagagagaagaagaggaaggAGGTGTGATCTTCTTCTACTTGCCTGAAGGCCACAAGCCTGGCACTTTTCCTAAAGCACTTGCGGATGGGGGACCCTATCGTGGTGGCGATAAAATAAGTCGACGCCCACCCCGGAGGGGCTCGGTCACCTCACTGGACAGTCGATTGAGTGTCTATGATAATGTTCCTTTCTCAGAAGTGGGAGATGATGAGGACGAGCCAGAAGGAGAGGATGAGTCAAAACTTGAAGACGTGTTGGAGCGAGTCAGTGGACTACAGCAATTGGTCAATGCCTGGTCAGAAACAGGGACTGGggaagaagaagaggatgaaGAGGAAGGGGATTCAGATTCAGCCCTTGATTCTGCATCTCCTTGTCCATCATCCCCAATGCAGAACCGCTTAGAAGAGACAGAGAACGGTAGTGACCAGGACAGCACTGGAAACCCACTAGCAGAAAGGGATGAGACGCTCAGCTCACGTGAAAGATGCGACTCTGGTGTGGGAGCATCACTTACACGAGCCAACAG ACCTCAGAGACTACGCTGGCCAAGTTTCCAGAGCTCCCACAGGCCAAGTCTGTCATCAACTGTGCTACAAGTTGGATGTCAGTCAGTTTTGCAGATGaacctccttcagaaatacagcctACTCAAACTTACCGCTCTACTGGAGAGATACACGCCAACCAACAAGCATGGCTTCAGCTG GGCAGTTCCCAAGTTTATGAAGCGGATCAAGGTTCGAGACTATAAGGACAGGAGCGTGTTTGGAGTTCCACTGCAGGTTATAGTTCAAAGAAGCGGACAAACCTTGCCTCAGAGTATTCAGCAAGCTATGCGTTACCTACGGAGCCAATGCCTCGACCAG GTGGGGCTGTTTAGGAAATCTGGGGTGAAGTCACGTATCCAAGCCCTTCGCCAAATGAACGAGTCATGCGGCGCTGGTGGGGGCGGAGTCAACTACGAGGGCCAATCAGCTTATGACGTGGCCGACATGCTAAAGCAGTATTTCCGAGACCTTCCAGAGCCTCTGCTTACCAGCAAATTATCTGATACTTTTCTGCAGATATATCAGT ATGTTCCCAAAGAGCAGCGTCTGCAGGCGGTGAGGGCCGCCGTATTGCTGTTGCCAGACGAGAACCGCGAAGCCCTGCAGACTTTGCTGTGCTTCCTGAGTGATGTAACGGCCAGCGTGGGTGAGAACCAGATGACCTGCACTAACCTGGCCGTGTGTTTGGCCCCCTCTCTCTTCCACCTCAACACAATGCGGAGAGAGAGCTCCTcacccag agtCATGAACAGAAAGAACACCCTGGGAAAACCAGACCAGAGGGACTTGAACGAGAACCTGGCCGCTACACATGGCTTAGCGCATATGATACAGGAGTGCCGAAAACTCTTCCTG ATCCCAGAAGAGATGTCACGCTGTAGGAACTCTTACATGGAGCAGGGCTTGAGTCCCATGAGGATGGAGGTGTTGGTGGAAGACAGCAGTTCTTGTAGCTACCAAAGTCTCCTCAAAGACAGTACTGATGCCCTGTTTAAAGAAGCCAAGGACAAATTCAAGGGTTATGACAGCTGCTCGACTCCTGAAAACGCTGAGCTTGCATATAAGAAG GTTCAGGACGGGTCATCTCTGCGACAGTGGAAAGTGTGCGTGGACATGCCTGCATCGGCTGAGGACATCTTGCAGCGGATTCTGCGGGAGCAGGAACGCTGGGATGAGGACCTGTTAGAGTGCAGGATTGTGGAAACACTGGAGCATAACACGGAAGTCTATCAGTATGTCAGGAACTCAATGGCGCCCCATCCACCAAGAGACTACGTGGTGCTCAG GTCATGGATGACAGACTTGCCCAAGGGAGTGTGTGCTCtggtgtgtgtgtcagtggatCACGAGGGTGCAGGGGTTCTGGGTGTTCGTGCTAATGTTCTGACCTCTCGCTATTACATCGAACCCTGCGGACCCAACAAGAGCCGGCTCACACACATTTCCAGAATAGACTGCAG gGGTCGTTGCAAAGAATGGTACAATAAGCTGTATGGTCACCTGTGTGCTGCAGAAGTGGTGCGGATACGTGACTCTTTTACCTGCCTGGACAAATAA